From Panthera uncia isolate 11264 chromosome E1, Puncia_PCG_1.0, whole genome shotgun sequence, one genomic window encodes:
- the LOC125927672 gene encoding LOW QUALITY PROTEIN: uncharacterized protein LOC125927672 (The sequence of the model RefSeq protein was modified relative to this genomic sequence to represent the inferred CDS: inserted 2 bases in 1 codon; substituted 2 bases at 2 genomic stop codons) translates to MEVRKGRLQFFCSSEWPTFNVGWPPEGTFDLPTIHRVRSIISQPKTGHLDQLPYIITWQDLVEDPPSWLKPFLTLLPLEPKPILALQETEKRKSLTQPSAPLYPVLQGGTEEELIFPPPYNPSRMPEEHHPPTPGEADAVPRVGGRNAPGASPPFTRQRAQREQSASASDSTILPLRATGPPDAEGNQPHHYWPFATSDLYNWKAQNPKFSEKPAGLIDLLDXVLFTHQPTWDDCQQLLQVLFTTEERERILSGARKLVPGADGNPTTNQAQIEASFPLTRPQWDFNTAEGKERLRVYRQTLMGGLRMAARKPTNLAKVGNVQQGKDDSPAAFLERIMEAFRTYTPMDPEAPESKAAVIMAFVNQSAIDIRRKLQKIDRLGEKSLQDLLVVAEKVYNNREPPEDKXARAMAAASSKQTRDLARIPLATTADFPEERDRRLRQLADDPRKGKGTTKGGKQRLQKDQCAYCKEIGHWAQDCPKRAGRKGSKTDRVKVLELDELSDXGSRGSDPLPEPRVTLKVEGTPVDFLVDTGAQHLVLCTPQGKLANKKSWVQGATGMSQYSWTTRRTVDLGTCQVSHSFMVIPECPYPLLGQDLLTKIGTQITFRQGGPQVTDGKGHPIQVLTMKLEDEYLLHQEALPREDNIDRWLQEFPSVWAETGGMGLAAHRTPVLVELKLQRAHEDIWPCLRAIYEADPIPTSHQYRPGDWVYVKRHHRETLEPRWKGPYIVVLTTPTAPKVDGIATWVHHTHAQPADPSSIRKDVVTRWAISRDQHNPLKLKL, encoded by the exons ATGGAAGTCCGAAAGGGTCGGTTGCAGTTTTTTTGTTCTAGCGAGTGGCCAACTTTCAATGtcggatggccaccagaggggacctTCGACCTCCCTACCATCCACCGAGTCAGGAGTATCATCTCTCAGCCTAAGACGGGCCATCTTGATCAGCTCCCTTACATTATCACTTGGCAGGACCTTGTAgaagacccaccctcttggcttaagcccttcctaaCCCTGCTCCCTCTggagccaaaacccattcttgctttgcaggagacagagaagaggaaaagtcttacccagccttcagcacccctctaccctgtcctacaggggggtactgaagaagaattaatttttcctcccccgtATAACCCTTCTAGGATGccggaagaacaccatcctcccaCTCCGGGGGAGGCAGACGCTGTTCCGAGAGTGGGAGGCAGAAACGCTCCAGGGGCAAGCccgccctttaccagacaaagggctcagagggagcaatccgcctccgcctccgactccactattctgcccctgcgagccaccggacccccagacgcagaggggaatcagccccatcactattggccttttgccactagtgacctctacaattggaaagctcagaatcctaagttttccgagaaaccggcagggcttattgatttattaga tgttctttttacccatcagcccacgtgggatgattgccagcagcttttgcaggtcctgttcactactgaagaaagagaaagaatactcAGTGGGGCCCGAAAACTAGTTCCGGGCGCagacgggaatcccaccaccaaccaggctcagatagaggcctccttccccttaactcggccccagtgggatttcaacacggcagaaggtaaggagaggctccgggtctaccgccagactctaatggggggtctccgaatggctgctagaaagccaaccaatttggccaaggtaggaaatgtacaacagggaaaagatgactctccggctgcctttttagaacggatcatggaggcattccgtacctatacccccatggatccagaggctccggaaagcaaggcagctgttatcatggcctttgtaaaccaatcggccatagacattaggagaaaattacaaaaaatagatagactaggagaaaaaagtctgcaggacttactggtggtagccgaaaaggtatataataaccgggagccCCCTGAGGACAAGTAGGCTCGCGCTatggcggctgccagcagtaagcagactcgagacctTGCCAGAATACcactagctaccactgctgacttccCCGAGGAACGAGACCGCCGTCTCCGGCAGCTGGCAGACGAcccaagaaaaggtaaaggaaccaccaagggggggaagcagaggctgcagaaggatcagtgtgcatactgcaaggagatagggcattgggcccAAGATTGTCCAAAAAGGGCCggcaggaagggaagcaagactgatcgagtaaaagtcctagagctagatgaactaagtgattaggggagtcggggttcggaccctctccccgaacccagggtaactcttaaagtggaggggacccctgttgacttccttgtcGACACCGGAGCACAACATTTGGTCCTCTGtaccccacaaggaaaactagccaacaagaagtcctgggtacaaggggcaactggtatgagccagtattcatggactacccgaagaacagtagatttgggaACGTGCcaggtatcccactcctttatggtaataccagaatgcccctacccgctgttaggacaggacttactgaccaagattggaactcagataactttcagacaaggggggcctcaggtcaccgatggcaagggccaccccatccaggtcctgaccatgaaactggaggatgaatacctcctccaccaggaggcactcccgagagaggataatatagacagatggctacaagaattcccctcggtttgggcagagacaggggggatGGGACTAGCAGCTCATAGGACCccagtcctggtagagctcaa GCTCCAGAGGGCGCACGAGGATATTTGGCCGTGCCTCCGTGCCATCTACGAGGCTGACCCGATCCCGACATCTCATCAGTACAGGCCGGGAGACTGGGTCTACGTCAAGAGGCACCACCGAGAGACTCTCGAGCcgcgctggaagggaccctacatcgTGGTGTTGACAACCCCCACTGCTCCCAAGGTAGATGGCAtcgcgacctgggtccatcacacccacgcTCAGCCAGCAGACCCCTCCTCGATCCGGAAGGACGTTGTCACTCGATGGGCCATCAGtcgggaccaacacaacccgcTCAAGCTCAAGCTATAG
- the LOC125927632 gene encoding keratin-associated protein 3-3, with translation MACCVPCCCSVPTGPATTICSSDRCCRCGVCLPSTCPHTTWLLEPTCCDNCPPPCHIPQPCVPTCFLLNSCQPTPCLETINLTTYTQPSCEPCISSCC, from the coding sequence ATGGCTTGCTGTGTCCCCTGCTGCTGCAGCGTCCCCACCGGCCCCGCCACCACCATCTGCTCCTCTGACAGATGCTGCCGGTGCGGAGTCTGCCTGCCCAGCACCTGCCCACACACGACTTGGTTACTGGAGCCAACCTGCTGTGAcaactgccccccaccctgccacatTCCCCAGCCCTGTGTGCCCACCTGCTTCCTGCTCAACTCCTGCCAGCCCACCCCGTGCCTGGAGACCATCAACCTCACAACCTATACCCAGCCCAGCTGTGAGCCCTGCATCTCAAGCTGCTGCTGA